From a single Stigmatopora argus isolate UIUO_Sarg chromosome 4, RoL_Sarg_1.0, whole genome shotgun sequence genomic region:
- the LOC144073498 gene encoding free fatty acid receptor 2 isoform X2: MSPQGLATQECGTALCLSVYVITFVLGFPANVLAFYTFCSKMQEAVNNMLWELPYPLCPLSGFIFYMTIYNSTFFLTAVSVERYLGVAFPIQHSLKRRPLYAVAASVFFWIFSFTHLSIVFIMPFIGTEDEPVHTATELNATAPPSEVCYDNFSEAQLEVLLPVRLELCLVLFCIPFLICSFCYINFIRILSRLQHIDRRRRLRAIGMALGTLLVFAVCFGPYNVSHVVGFITWKNPQWRDKALLCSTFNACLDPLIFYFSSSAVRGTVGGVTGVLKARLSACLSCRTPKRSGEDGESKQEQINGI; encoded by the exons ATGTCTCCACAGGGCCTAGCGACGCAGGAGTGCGGCACGGCGCTGTGCCTGTCCGTTTACGTCATCACCTTCGTGCTGGGCTTCCCGGCCAACGTCCTGGCCTTCTACACATTCTGCAGCAAA ATGCAGGAGGCGGTCAACAACATGCTGTGGGAGCTACCCTACCCGCTCTGCCCGCTGTCGGGTTTCATCTTCTACATGACCATCTACAACAGCACCTTCTTCCTGACCGCCGTCAGCGTGGAGCGCTACCTGGGCGTGGCCTTCCCCATCCAGCACAGCCTGAAGCGCCGGCCGCTCTACGCCGTGGCCGCTAGCGTTTTCTTCTGGATCTTCTCCTTCACCCACCTCAGCATCGTCTTCATCATGCCCTTCATCGGAACGGAAGACGAGCCGGTCCACACGGCGACGGAACTCAACGCTACCGCCCCGCCCTCGGAAGTCTGCTACGATAACTTCTCCGAGGCCCAGCTGGAGGTCCTCCTCCCGGTCCGACTGGAACTGTGCCTGGTCCTCTTCTGTATCCCATTCCTCATCTGCAGCTTTTGCTACATCAACTTCATCCGGATCCTATCGCGCCTGCAGCACATCGACCGGCGGCGGCGTCTGCGGGCCATCGGGATGGCGCTAGGAACGCTTCTGGTTTTCGCCGTTTGCTTCGGTCCCTACAACGTTTCCCACGTGGTGGGTTTCATCACCTGGAAGAACCCCCAGTGGCGTGACAAGGCCCTGCTGTGCAGCACCTTCAACGCCTGCTTGGACCCGCTGATTTTTTACTTCTCGTCCTCCGCCGTAAGGGGTACGGTGGGCGGCGTGACCGGGGTGCTAAAAGCTCGTTTGAGCGCCTGCCTATCCTGCCGTACCCCCAAACGAAGCGGGGAGGATGGCGAGAGCAAACAAGAACAGATAAATGGTATCTAA
- the LOC144073498 gene encoding free fatty acid receptor 2 isoform X1: MSPQGLATQECGTALCLSVYVITFVLGFPANVLAFYTFCSKVRQKATPIDILLLNLTISDLLFLLFLPFKMQEAVNNMLWELPYPLCPLSGFIFYMTIYNSTFFLTAVSVERYLGVAFPIQHSLKRRPLYAVAASVFFWIFSFTHLSIVFIMPFIGTEDEPVHTATELNATAPPSEVCYDNFSEAQLEVLLPVRLELCLVLFCIPFLICSFCYINFIRILSRLQHIDRRRRLRAIGMALGTLLVFAVCFGPYNVSHVVGFITWKNPQWRDKALLCSTFNACLDPLIFYFSSSAVRGTVGGVTGVLKARLSACLSCRTPKRSGEDGESKQEQINGI; this comes from the coding sequence ATGTCTCCACAGGGCCTAGCGACGCAGGAGTGCGGCACGGCGCTGTGCCTGTCCGTTTACGTCATCACCTTCGTGCTGGGCTTCCCGGCCAACGTCCTGGCCTTCTACACATTCTGCAGCAAAGTCCGTCAAAAAGCCACGCCCATCGACATCTTGCTCCTCAACCTGACCATCTCCGACCTTCTCTTCCTGCTATTCCTGCCCTTCAAGATGCAGGAGGCGGTCAACAACATGCTGTGGGAGCTACCCTACCCGCTCTGCCCGCTGTCGGGTTTCATCTTCTACATGACCATCTACAACAGCACCTTCTTCCTGACCGCCGTCAGCGTGGAGCGCTACCTGGGCGTGGCCTTCCCCATCCAGCACAGCCTGAAGCGCCGGCCGCTCTACGCCGTGGCCGCTAGCGTTTTCTTCTGGATCTTCTCCTTCACCCACCTCAGCATCGTCTTCATCATGCCCTTCATCGGAACGGAAGACGAGCCGGTCCACACGGCGACGGAACTCAACGCTACCGCCCCGCCCTCGGAAGTCTGCTACGATAACTTCTCCGAGGCCCAGCTGGAGGTCCTCCTCCCGGTCCGACTGGAACTGTGCCTGGTCCTCTTCTGTATCCCATTCCTCATCTGCAGCTTTTGCTACATCAACTTCATCCGGATCCTATCGCGCCTGCAGCACATCGACCGGCGGCGGCGTCTGCGGGCCATCGGGATGGCGCTAGGAACGCTTCTGGTTTTCGCCGTTTGCTTCGGTCCCTACAACGTTTCCCACGTGGTGGGTTTCATCACCTGGAAGAACCCCCAGTGGCGTGACAAGGCCCTGCTGTGCAGCACCTTCAACGCCTGCTTGGACCCGCTGATTTTTTACTTCTCGTCCTCCGCCGTAAGGGGTACGGTGGGCGGCGTGACCGGGGTGCTAAAAGCTCGTTTGAGCGCCTGCCTATCCTGCCGTACCCCCAAACGAAGCGGGGAGGATGGCGAGAGCAAACAAGAACAGATAAATGGTATCTAA